The Paraburkholderia sabiae genome includes a region encoding these proteins:
- a CDS encoding amidohydrolase family protein, with product MIIDCHGHFTTVPASFRDWRAKQIDSANDPANAPPLSGAHVSDDEIREGVGNGQLRLQKERGGDLTLFSPIAGLMSHHLGNERTSLEWAEVSNNLVRRVCDLYPDNFVPVCQLPQSPSAPPKNSVAELRRCIEEMGFVGCNLNPDPSGGYWTGKPMTDREWYPLYEALCDLDVPAMIHVAASCNPCHHGTGAHYLNADTSVFMQLLQGDLFKDFPTLRLVIPHGGGAVPYHWGRYRGMSLEMAKRPLEGLLNNVFFDTCVYHHPGVELLTKVVPTSNVLFGSEMIGAVRGRDPNTGEYFDDTKRYIDACDALSDADRHAIFEGNARRVYPRLDAHLKAKGL from the coding sequence ATGATCATCGATTGCCACGGTCACTTCACGACCGTTCCTGCTTCCTTCCGCGACTGGCGCGCCAAGCAGATCGACTCCGCCAACGATCCCGCGAACGCGCCGCCGCTGTCCGGCGCGCACGTCAGCGATGACGAGATCCGCGAAGGCGTCGGCAACGGCCAGTTGCGTCTGCAAAAAGAGCGCGGCGGCGACCTCACGCTGTTCTCGCCGATCGCCGGCCTGATGAGCCACCACCTCGGCAACGAGCGCACGAGCCTCGAATGGGCCGAAGTGTCGAACAATCTCGTACGCCGTGTCTGCGATCTGTACCCGGACAACTTCGTGCCCGTCTGCCAGTTGCCGCAGTCGCCGTCGGCTCCGCCGAAGAACTCGGTTGCCGAGCTGCGCCGCTGTATCGAAGAGATGGGTTTCGTCGGCTGCAATCTGAATCCCGATCCGAGCGGCGGCTACTGGACGGGCAAGCCGATGACGGATCGCGAGTGGTATCCGCTCTACGAAGCGCTGTGCGATCTCGACGTGCCCGCGATGATCCACGTCGCCGCGTCGTGCAATCCGTGCCATCACGGCACGGGCGCGCATTACCTGAACGCCGACACGTCCGTCTTCATGCAGCTGTTGCAGGGCGATCTGTTCAAGGACTTCCCGACGCTGCGTCTCGTGATTCCGCACGGCGGCGGCGCGGTGCCCTATCACTGGGGCCGTTATCGCGGCATGTCGCTGGAGATGGCGAAGCGTCCGCTCGAAGGGCTACTGAACAACGTCTTCTTCGACACCTGCGTCTATCACCATCCGGGCGTGGAACTGCTGACCAAGGTCGTGCCGACCAGCAACGTGCTGTTCGGCTCCGAAATGATCGGCGCCGTGCGCGGCCGCGATCCGAACACGGGCGAGTACTTCGACGACACGAAGCGCTACATCGACGCGTGCGACGCACTGAGCGACGCCGACCGTCACGCGATCTTCGAAGGCAATGCACGCCGCGTGTATCCGCGTCTGGATGCACACCTCAAAGCCAAGGGACTGTAA